The sequence GTGATTGTGGGCGGTGCGGCACTTACCCGCCGGTACGTGGAAGAAACATTGGCCAAAACCTACGGAGGGTCCGTTTACTACGCACAGGATGCGTTTGACGGACTGGCCGTCATGAATCAGCTTAAAAATGCGGACACGTCCCGCCACATTAAGGCTGCCGGGAGCGGAACACCCCTCCCCGAACGGCACAAATCCTCTTTGCAAGGGAAAGGGCCGCAACGCTCAGCGATTGCCAAAAAGGTGCCCATTCCACAGCCCCCGTTCTGGGGCCGCCGGGTTGTAACGGAGATTCCTTTAAATGAGATTTTTACCTTCATTAATAAAGCGGCTCTTTTTCGCGGACAATGGCATTTCAAACGAAATAAGCGGTTAAAGGGAGAGGAATACGACCGGTTTATTCAGGAGACTGTTGAGCCGATTTTTGAGCGGCTGAAGAAAGAGGTTGTGGAAAATCACTGGCTCCTGCCGCGGGTGGTCTACGGATATTTCAAATGCCAATCGGAGGGAAATGACGTCATCCTCTACGATGAAAGTGGAACGACGGAAATCGAGCGTTTTACATTCCCCCGTGAAAGAAAGACTCCCTACCGGTGTTTGGCTGATTATTTTGCCTCTGTTGAATCCGGCCGAATGGACGTGATAGCCATTCAGGTGGTGACCATGGGTGAGGAAATCAGCAAAATCACGCACAGACTTTACGATGAAAATGAGTACGCGGAATATCTGTATCTTCATGGATTTGGTGTGGAGTCGACGGAAGCTCTGGCCGAGTACTGGCATAAGCGGGTGCGGGAGGAGCTCGGTATTGCCGGTGCCGATGCCGCCACCCCGCAGGAAATTGTGAAAATGCGTTATCAGGGGGCGCGCTATTCCTTCGGGTATCCTGCCTGCCCGAATCTGGAGGATCAGGTGAAGATATTCCGGTTGCTGCATCCGGAAGAGATTGGCGTAGCCTTAACCGAGCAGTTTATGCTGGAGCCGGAACAGTCGACCTCGGCAATTATTGTTCACCACCCGGAAGCCCGGTATTTTAATGTAAAATAATTCGAAAAGGAAATTGGCACATGACCTGGATTTGGATTTTAGCTGGATTGTTCGGACTGTTACTGGTTTTGATCGTTGTTATGGTAGCCGTTGTGTACCGGAACCCCAAAAAAGCGCATCAACACACCCCCGAGAAATTTAATATTCCGTTTCGGGAGGTGCGCTTTCCCACTAAAAATAACCGGACTCTTTACGGCTGGTGGATTCCGGCGAAGGACAATCATCCGGCGCCGACGCTTATTTTGGTCCACGGCTGGGGGCGAAACGTAGAGCGGATGCTGCCGTACATCCGTCAATTGCATCCGTCCGGGTACAATCTTCTGGCATTCGATTCCCGTAATCACGGAAGCAGCGACCCCGACGGCTATTCCTCCATGCTCAAATTTGCGGAAGACATTCTCTCGGCCGCTGATTTTGTCCGGAAACAAAAGGAGGCCGATCCCGAAAGGATTGGTTTGATCGGACTTTCCATTGGCGGGGCGGCTTCTATTTACGCCGCTGCTCAGGATCCTCGAATCAAGAGCGTGGTTACGGTGGGAGCTTTTGCTCATCCGGGCGATGTGATGCGCTACGAGTTTCG comes from Calditrichota bacterium and encodes:
- a CDS encoding alpha/beta fold hydrolase, yielding MTWIWILAGLFGLLLVLIVVMVAVVYRNPKKAHQHTPEKFNIPFREVRFPTKNNRTLYGWWIPAKDNHPAPTLILVHGWGRNVERMLPYIRQLHPSGYNLLAFDSRNHGSSDPDGYSSMLKFAEDILSAADFVRKQKEADPERIGLIGLSIGGAASIYAAAQDPRIKSVVTVGAFAHPGDVMRYEFRQYHVPYFPLVWLLFKYVELRIGAKLDAIAPVRNIQQAQASIFLIHGENDVIVPPAQAHQLKAAGKPEKVQLWLIPQKGHSDCHFHPEFWDKVEGFLGQTLKKGE